One genomic segment of Melitaea cinxia chromosome 19, ilMelCinx1.1, whole genome shotgun sequence includes these proteins:
- the LOC123662745 gene encoding piggyBac transposable element-derived protein 2-like gives MSARKKPAVLTKHALLTRGGRILALIPTENALSDDGNASDVDDELLGAQVLHSDSSSPARSIASSLERLNILDSDGETSTDENVRLTPVFQEVYPNLSLEPDCSTIPTISDIPTLPATPATPATPAIPATLNPRKTRSKRPTVPVAKRSRRIKKFVLCYKWKRTAAFQHKAIMEDEPEIDSKTPTIPLDYFYKFFSPDVITDIVEQTNAYSVEKTGRSIELVEDELRDFLAIHIIMGVVSMPSYTDYWSLQYRFGLVADLMPIKRYQKIRRYLHFVDNSSDNSDRYHKIRPIVEKIRANCLAQEVETKFSIDEMMIPYKGTKAGKRRQYMKDKPNKWGFKNYIRAGVSGMIYDFILYGGEDTFRFHNFTEEELSLGFGAQVVITLCKSIKKIPAFVFCDNFFSCPELFYILRENYGIFGLGTIRKNRLRGADAVLRTEKEMKKKPRGAYDQAVCDKNRLVVVRWNDNKVVTLVSTYVGTEPVEKIKRYCKEAKQKVEVNCPQVVKEINKHMGGVDLADMLISLYRTPFKTRRWYVGIFAQLLDICINNAWLSYRNDCTKIKIKTMPLKAFRYEIYEGLKKNRRAVIDPPDIKKRPQKAIQPVPVESSRFDNVGHFMTMTSQANAKSGYVSLPEVNPGIVN, from the exons atgtcTGCCCGAAAGAAGCCGGCTGTGCTCACTaag cACGCGCTACTTACACGTGGTGGTAGAATTTTAGCTTTGATCCCTACTGAAAATGCACTCTCTGATGATGGTAATGCGTCTGACGTCGATGATGAATTATTAGGCGCTCAAGTTTTGCATTCAGACTCATCTTCCCCAGCCCGATCTATTGCGAGTTCCTTAGAAAGACTGAATATATTAGATTCCGATGGTGAAACCTCAACCGATGAGAATGTTCGGCTTACACCTGTATTCCAAGAAGTATACCCGAATCTATCGCTTGAGCCCGATTGCAGTACTATTCCGACAATAAGTGACATTCCAACATTGCCTGCAACCCCTGCCACGCCTGCAACTCCTGCCATTCCTGCTACTCTAAATC CTAGAAAAACACGATCGAAAAGACCGACGGTTCCTGTTGCTAAACGCTCACGCAGAATCAAAAAGTTCGTTCTGTGCTATAAATGGAAAAGGACTGCTGCTTTTCAACACAAAGCAATTATGGAAGATGAACCAGAAATCGATTCTAAGACACCTACTATTCCCTTGGActatttttacaagtttttttctCCAGATGTTATAACTGACATTGTTGAACAAACAAATGCGTATTCAGTGGAAAAAACCGGACGATCGATTGAATTAGTTGAAGACGAACTTCGAGATTTTCTGGCTATTCACATCATTATGGGGGTCGTGTCCATGCCTTCATATACAGACTATTGGAGTCTGCAATATAGATTCGGTTTAGTTGCAGATCTAATGCCCATAAAAAGGTACCAAAAAATTCGAAGATACCTTCATTTCGTCGACAATAGCTCTGATAATAGTGACAGATATCATAAGATAAGGCCCATAGTTGAAAAAATAAGAGCAAATTGTTTAGCTCAAGAAGTCGAGACCAAGTTCAGTATCGACGAAATGATGATTCCTTACAAAGGGACTAAGGCCGGCAAGAGACGCCAATACATGAAAGACAAACCCAATAAATGGGGTTTCAAAAACTATATCAGGGCTGGAGTATCAGGTATGATATACGATTTTATCCTGTACGGAGGAGAGGACACTTTCAGGTTCCATAATTTCACAGAAGAAGAATTGTCGCTAGGCTTTGGAGCTCAAGTAGTCATTACTTTgtgcaaaagtataaaaaaaataccagctTTTGTATTCtgcgacaattttttttcatgccCAGAACTCTTTTACATACTGAGAGAAAACTACGGTATTTTTGGATTGGGCACCATCAGAAAAAATAGACTGAGAGGAGCAGATGCAGTTTTACGTACGGAAAAAGAAATGAAGAAAAAGCCTCGAGGAGCTTATGACCAAGCAGTTTGTGACAAAAATCGCCTGGTAGTTGTGCGTTGGAATGACAACAAAGTCGTAACGTTGGTCAGTACTTATGTAGGTACAGAACCGGTAGAGAAAATCAAACGCTACTGCAAAGAGGCCAAACAAAAAGTTGAAGTCAATTGTCCACAAGTTGTCAAAGAGATAAATAAACATATGGGTGGTGTAGATTTGGCGGATATGCTCATCTCGCTATACAGAACTCCTTTCAAGACACGACGTTGGTATGTCGGCATATTTGCCCAGCTGCTTGATATATGCATCAACAATGCATGGCTATCTTACAGAAATGattgtactaaaataaaaataaagactatGCCCTTGAAGGCTTTTAGGTACGAAATCTATGAAGGACTCAAAAAGAATAGACGTGCTGTGATTGACCCACCCGACATCAAAAAACGACCACAAAAAGCGATACAGCCAGTTCCTGTTGAGTCCTCGCGATTTGACAATGTGGGTCATTTCATGACCATGACATCTCAGG CAAATGCCAAGTCCGGTTATGTTTCGTTACCGGAAGTAAACCCAGGAATTGTCAActaa
- the LOC123662828 gene encoding deoxycytidylate deaminase has translation MNLSEKLEELSLNSNNNSQSKREDYIEWKEYFMAMAFLAAKRSKDPSFQVGACIVNEENRIVGVGYNGMPTGCSDDEFPWGKNTPSPLDSKYLYVCHAEMNAIINSNSTDVKNCTIYVTLFPCNECAKLIIQSGIKEVVYLSDRHAHKDIYIASRRMLDAVGIQYWQYVPKRDKIEINFREISSENNSPSK, from the exons ATGAACCTATCAGAAAAGCTTGAAGAACTCTCATTAAACAG TAACAATAACAGTCAAAGTAAACGCGAAGACTATATAGAATGGAAAGAATATTTCATGGCCATGGCATTTCTAGCAGCGAAAAGAAGCAAAGATCCTAGTTTTCAAGTCGGTGCCTGTATCGTTAACGAAGAAAACAGGATAGTTGGCGTTGG ATACAATGGCATGCCAACTGGATGTAGCGATGATGAATTTCCATGGGGAAAAAATACACCATCGCCCTTAGATAGTAAATACCTTTATG tgtgTCATGCAGAAATGAATGCAATAATAAACAGCAATTCAACTGACGTCAAAAATTGTACAATCTATGTCACCCTTTTCCCTTGCAACGAATGTGCCAAACTCATAATACAGTCTGGTATCAAAGAAGTTGTATATCTATCAGACAGACATGCTCATAAAGATATATACATTGCTTCTAGAAGAATGCTAGACGCGGTTGGAATACAGTATTG GCAATACGTACCAAAACGTGAcaagattgaaataaatttcaGAGAGATCTCCAGTGAAAACAACTCaccatcaaaataa